Proteins from a genomic interval of Gammaproteobacteria bacterium:
- a CDS encoding (2Fe-2S)-binding protein, producing the protein MDATVSFTLNGKNVSAETTGATLLVDLLRNHFGLTGAHVGCDTSQCGACVIHVDGVSVKSCTMLAAQADGSTVETIEGLAANGELHPVQQAFHEHHALQCGFCTPGMIMSAVDLLRRNPRPSEVEVRDWLEGNMCRCTGYHNIVKAVRAAAVAMGEEAS; encoded by the coding sequence ATGGACGCTACGGTTTCGTTCACGCTGAACGGCAAGAATGTCAGCGCCGAAACGACCGGCGCGACGCTGCTGGTGGATCTGCTTCGCAACCATTTCGGACTGACCGGGGCTCACGTGGGCTGCGACACCAGCCAGTGCGGCGCCTGCGTGATTCACGTCGATGGCGTCTCGGTCAAGAGTTGCACGATGCTGGCGGCGCAGGCCGACGGCAGCACGGTGGAGACGATCGAGGGCCTGGCCGCGAACGGCGAACTGCATCCCGTTCAGCAGGCGTTTCATGAGCATCACGCCCTGCAATGCGGGTTCTGCACGCCCGGCATGATCATGAGCGCGGTCGATCTGCTGCGCCGCAACCCGCGGCCCAGCGAAGTCGAAGTGCGCGACTGGCTGGAAGGCAACATGTGCCGCTGCACGGGCTATCACAACATCGTCAAGGCGGTGCGCGCGGCGGCGGTTGCCATGGGAGAGGAGGCGTCATGA
- a CDS encoding DeoR/GlpR transcriptional regulator — protein MLSLIERRSEIVRQTESKGKVGVEELARMLNVSQVTIRNDLNALNSKGLVVRARGGAVASNRLTRELSMQERHKDNLSVKRRLGRAVAGMIGSDVHTIALDSGTTTEEVALCLLDHHDLTVVTNGLNVASALARAQHLEILVTGGILRTRSLSFYGKHAEEGLRHMHFDKLVLGADGIDTGVGVTTHFAQEASLNRRMCNMASEIILVSDSSKFGKRCSHIICKFDRIDTLVTDAGIPSDIARQLANQGVNLHIVDETG, from the coding sequence ATGTTGAGCCTGATCGAAAGGCGCTCCGAAATCGTGCGCCAGACTGAGTCCAAGGGCAAGGTAGGGGTGGAAGAACTGGCCCGGATGCTCAATGTTTCGCAAGTCACGATACGCAACGATCTGAACGCGCTGAACAGCAAGGGGCTGGTCGTGCGCGCCCGCGGCGGCGCCGTCGCCAGCAACCGGCTGACCCGCGAGCTTTCCATGCAGGAGCGGCACAAGGACAACCTGTCCGTCAAGCGGCGCCTCGGGCGCGCGGTTGCGGGAATGATCGGCAGCGACGTCCACACGATAGCCCTGGACTCCGGCACGACGACCGAGGAAGTGGCTCTTTGCCTGCTGGACCATCACGACCTGACGGTCGTCACCAACGGGCTGAACGTAGCGTCGGCGCTGGCCCGGGCCCAGCACCTTGAAATTCTCGTCACGGGCGGAATCCTGCGCACCCGGTCGCTGAGCTTCTACGGCAAGCATGCCGAGGAAGGCCTGCGCCACATGCATTTCGACAAGCTGGTTCTGGGTGCGGATGGGATCGATACCGGGGTTGGAGTAACCACCCACTTCGCGCAGGAGGCCAGCCTGAACCGCCGGATGTGCAACATGGCCAGCGAGATCATCCTGGTTTCGGACTCGTCTAAATTCGGCAAGCGCTGCTCGCACATCATCTGCAAGTTCGACCGGATCGACACGCTGGTGACGGACGCGGGCATTCCCTCCGACATCGCCCGACAACTGGCCAACCAGGGCGTCAACCTGCACATCGTCGACGAGACCGGCTGA
- a CDS encoding amidase, whose translation MKRNPGSGFRSRGLWARLARGEVSSEQAVERCIARYEERERNVQAFAAFDAERALGEARARDRERELRGPRGPLHGLPFAVKDVIDTVDLPTQRGSPRYEGRRAEQDAACVRLLRQAGCVLLGKADTVEFAGIGRDPPTAHPHDPKRTPGGSSAGSGAAVATGMAPMALGTQTGGSVIRPASFCGVAGFKPTYGRVPVQGLWLHAPSLDTVGWMAEDVELLARTGEVLNLGEWQAPEAGRSLRIGLYRTPYWPDAEPASRSAVETVAEKFASSGHGVEEVDEVPGAENLNEWQDVIMHGEARISLLAEYGAGKQGLHEDIIEEVEVNRGITPRAMAEAYDGIGGLRPVFDRGLADYDAWLTASVPGEAIPRRDGNGEATFNRLFTALQLPCVTIPGLAGPSGLPVGVQLVGARFADMRVLAAASVLEDLLAGD comes from the coding sequence ATGAAGCGCAATCCGGGCTCCGGCTTCCGGTCGCGGGGCTTGTGGGCGAGGCTGGCGCGCGGGGAGGTCTCGAGCGAGCAGGCGGTCGAGCGCTGCATCGCGCGCTACGAGGAACGCGAGAGGAACGTGCAGGCGTTCGCGGCGTTCGATGCCGAGCGGGCGCTGGGCGAGGCGCGGGCCCGGGACCGCGAGCGCGAACTGCGCGGGCCCCGCGGGCCGCTGCACGGATTGCCGTTCGCGGTGAAGGACGTGATCGATACGGTGGACCTGCCTACGCAGCGCGGTTCGCCGCGCTACGAGGGCCGGCGCGCCGAGCAGGACGCGGCCTGCGTACGACTGCTGCGCCAGGCGGGATGCGTGCTGCTGGGCAAGGCGGACACCGTCGAATTCGCCGGCATCGGCCGCGACCCGCCCACCGCCCACCCGCACGATCCCAAGCGCACCCCGGGCGGCTCGTCGGCGGGTTCGGGCGCCGCCGTGGCCACCGGCATGGCGCCCATGGCGCTGGGAACGCAAACCGGCGGTTCGGTGATCCGGCCGGCTTCGTTCTGCGGCGTGGCCGGCTTCAAGCCCACCTACGGCCGGGTGCCGGTGCAGGGACTGTGGCTGCATGCGCCCAGCCTCGATACGGTCGGCTGGATGGCCGAGGACGTGGAACTCCTGGCGCGTACCGGGGAAGTCCTGAACCTGGGCGAATGGCAGGCGCCCGAGGCAGGCCGGAGCCTGCGGATCGGACTCTACCGAACGCCCTACTGGCCCGACGCCGAGCCGGCCAGCCGTTCGGCCGTGGAGACCGTCGCCGAAAAGTTCGCCTCATCCGGCCACGGCGTCGAGGAGGTGGACGAGGTACCGGGCGCGGAGAACCTGAACGAGTGGCAGGACGTGATCATGCACGGCGAGGCGCGGATATCGCTTCTGGCCGAGTACGGCGCCGGCAAGCAGGGCTTGCACGAAGACATTATCGAGGAGGTCGAGGTCAACCGCGGGATCACGCCGCGCGCGATGGCCGAAGCCTACGACGGCATCGGCGGCCTGCGCCCGGTGTTCGACCGGGGCCTTGCCGATTACGACGCCTGGCTGACGGCCTCGGTGCCGGGTGAAGCGATCCCGCGCAGGGACGGCAACGGCGAGGCCACGTTCAACCGGCTGTTTACGGCGCTGCAGTTGCCGTGCGTGACGATTCCGGGTCTTGCGGGGCCGTCGGGCCTCCCGGTTGGCGTGCAGCTCGTGGGCGCTCGGTTCGCCGACATGCGGGTGCTGGCCGCGGCCTCCGTGCTCGAAGACTTGCTGGCCGGCGACTGA
- a CDS encoding MmgE/PrpD family protein, whose amino-acid sequence MVRAAMGALTESVLDFLCGDLPARAPEKARRIAVTGFIDCIGVALAGADQPVVRNLLKSDGGGKPEARLLLSGERMPAAAAALIGSAAAHALDLDDYAFGNHTSAVLVPPILAEAEVVGASGARMIEAYLAGFEVWSVLAGRERDYMQGAGWHPTGVYGPVAAAAALSRLRGMSMDETRNALGLAVAAGAGVMDNFGTQAKPYQAARAAEAGVTAVRRALAGLDAGPDALDGAGGFLKVISPSGRVDRASAASDLGEDWYMAEHGLNIKRYPVVGAAQRCVDAALQLHADHGPDVAAIEHVTARISRDHSSVMQFRMPADAMQAKFSLEFAVAAPLIFGRLGFAEMRDDCVRRDDLQALMRKVEREEGPDDDPVYPVGARHDTVGVVLDDGTALKSEPVHRYRGHGQNPLSQDELRAKFMNCATVTGAVPEDAAADLYECLWRLEELSGVVEIPEISILSGY is encoded by the coding sequence ATGGTTCGTGCGGCCATGGGTGCGTTGACCGAATCGGTTCTCGATTTTCTTTGCGGCGATCTTCCGGCGCGCGCGCCGGAGAAAGCCCGGCGGATTGCCGTGACCGGGTTCATCGACTGTATCGGCGTGGCCCTGGCCGGGGCGGACCAGCCAGTGGTGCGCAATCTGCTGAAGTCCGACGGCGGGGGCAAACCGGAAGCGCGGCTGCTGCTGAGCGGCGAGCGCATGCCGGCCGCCGCCGCGGCGCTGATCGGGTCCGCCGCCGCCCACGCGCTCGATCTCGACGACTACGCTTTCGGCAACCACACCAGCGCGGTCCTTGTACCGCCGATCCTTGCGGAAGCCGAGGTGGTGGGCGCTTCCGGCGCCCGCATGATCGAAGCCTACCTGGCGGGATTCGAGGTATGGAGCGTCCTGGCGGGGCGTGAGCGGGACTACATGCAGGGGGCGGGCTGGCATCCGACCGGCGTCTATGGCCCGGTGGCGGCGGCGGCCGCGCTCAGCCGGCTGCGCGGCATGTCAATGGACGAAACGCGCAATGCGCTGGGCCTCGCCGTGGCCGCCGGGGCCGGCGTGATGGACAACTTCGGGACCCAGGCCAAGCCCTACCAGGCCGCGCGCGCGGCCGAGGCCGGCGTCACGGCCGTGCGCCGTGCGCTGGCCGGCCTGGACGCGGGGCCGGATGCGCTGGACGGGGCAGGGGGCTTCCTGAAGGTAATCTCGCCGTCGGGCCGCGTGGACCGTGCGTCAGCCGCGTCGGATCTCGGAGAAGACTGGTACATGGCCGAGCATGGGCTGAACATCAAGCGCTACCCGGTCGTGGGCGCGGCCCAGCGCTGCGTGGATGCGGCCCTGCAGCTGCACGCCGACCACGGTCCGGATGTCGCGGCGATCGAGCACGTGACTGCGCGGATCAGCCGGGATCACTCGTCGGTCATGCAGTTCCGGATGCCCGCCGATGCCATGCAGGCCAAGTTCAGCCTGGAGTTCGCGGTCGCGGCGCCGCTGATCTTCGGGCGCCTGGGCTTCGCGGAAATGCGCGACGATTGCGTGCGGCGAGACGACCTGCAGGCGCTGATGAGGAAGGTGGAGCGGGAAGAAGGCCCGGACGACGATCCGGTTTACCCGGTGGGGGCGCGCCATGACACGGTCGGCGTCGTGCTTGACGACGGGACCGCGCTGAAAAGCGAGCCGGTCCATCGCTACCGGGGGCATGGACAGAACCCGCTTTCACAGGACGAACTGCGCGCCAAGTTCATGAATTGCGCGACGGTGACCGGCGCAGTGCCTGAGGATGCGGCTGCAGATCTGTACGAGTGTCTGTGGCGCCTTGAGGAATTGAGCGGCGTCGTGGAAATACCAGAAATATCTATCTTATCAGGATATTAG
- a CDS encoding hydantoinase/oxoprolinase family protein, with protein sequence MARIGIDIGGTFTDLIAAGRDGQVLATHKLASTPDDPSRAAMQGAEELLRKAGLDFADVEFCCHGTTVATNALLERKGARTGLITTRGFRDVLHIGRKDRPYNFSHYQEIARQSRPLAPRRWRTTVRERVRAPDGEVEVPLNEDDVLEAVALLRDQGVESIAICCLFSFLNPEHERRIADIARRELPEAYVTASHEIAPLVREYERFSTTAMNAYVGPVTGRYVRRFAAALEEAGVPAQLRLMTSSGGMVAPAEAWRRPVNLLLSGPVGALIAGIEAGAEIGRGNVITLDVGGTSADIGVAPEGEMRMRSLLDTRVGDYDVMTPMVDIATLGAGGGSIAWLDPEGMFRVGPQSAGADPGPACYGKGGERPTVTDALLVSGWYRADHLADAVPTLTPEKARDAIRRHVSEPLGLTLEDAAGGIFDIAVNNMVEAMRLASVSKGFDPREFTLVAYGGAGGAFAAPVAEALAIGEVLIPPHPGVGAAGGLLCAQVRYEFKATLWGDLEDLDYGAVSGRFDEMTQEATQRLAGDGFGADEVRLKLWAECRYAGQGNELAVNAPAGNIDAEWAAALRERFDTEHERAYLRAYPDMPVRVINLGVSAYVPGTPLVSAQAEAESSGDAEPLLTAPCRFPGATEAQDTSFYRRSALWPGHRIEGPAIVEQPDTTTAIPPGWQARVDRFSNLRLTPGT encoded by the coding sequence TTGGCGCGTATCGGCATCGACATCGGCGGAACGTTCACCGACCTCATCGCCGCCGGCCGCGACGGCCAGGTGCTGGCCACCCACAAGCTCGCCTCCACCCCGGACGACCCGTCCCGCGCCGCCATGCAGGGCGCGGAGGAACTGCTGCGCAAGGCCGGCCTCGATTTCGCCGATGTCGAGTTCTGCTGCCACGGCACCACCGTGGCCACCAATGCGCTGCTGGAACGCAAGGGCGCCAGGACCGGTCTGATCACCACCCGCGGGTTCCGCGACGTCCTGCACATCGGGCGCAAGGACCGGCCGTACAACTTCTCGCACTACCAGGAAATCGCCCGCCAGAGCCGTCCCCTGGCGCCGCGCCGCTGGCGGACGACGGTGCGCGAACGGGTCCGCGCGCCCGACGGCGAGGTCGAAGTGCCGCTTAACGAGGACGACGTGCTCGAAGCCGTTGCGCTTCTCAGGGACCAGGGCGTCGAATCCATCGCGATCTGCTGCCTGTTCTCCTTCCTCAACCCGGAACACGAGCGGCGCATCGCGGACATCGCCCGGCGCGAGTTGCCCGAGGCCTATGTCACCGCCAGCCACGAGATCGCGCCGCTGGTGCGCGAATACGAGCGTTTCTCCACCACCGCGATGAACGCCTACGTGGGCCCGGTGACCGGCCGCTACGTGCGCCGGTTCGCCGCCGCGCTCGAGGAGGCGGGCGTGCCGGCGCAACTGCGCCTGATGACTTCCAGCGGCGGAATGGTCGCCCCGGCCGAAGCCTGGCGGCGCCCGGTCAATCTCCTGCTTTCCGGGCCGGTCGGCGCGCTGATCGCGGGCATCGAGGCCGGCGCCGAAATCGGCCGCGGGAACGTGATCACGCTGGACGTGGGCGGCACGTCCGCGGACATCGGCGTGGCCCCGGAAGGCGAAATGCGCATGCGCAGCCTGCTCGATACGCGCGTCGGCGACTATGACGTAATGACGCCGATGGTCGATATCGCCACGCTGGGCGCCGGCGGCGGCTCGATCGCCTGGCTGGACCCCGAGGGCATGTTCCGCGTGGGCCCGCAGAGCGCCGGCGCCGATCCCGGCCCGGCCTGCTACGGCAAGGGCGGCGAACGGCCGACCGTTACCGATGCGCTGCTGGTCAGCGGCTGGTACCGCGCCGACCACCTGGCGGACGCCGTCCCCACGCTGACGCCCGAGAAGGCGCGCGACGCCATCCGACGGCACGTCTCCGAGCCGCTGGGCCTGACGCTGGAGGACGCCGCCGGCGGCATCTTCGATATCGCGGTCAACAACATGGTCGAGGCGATGCGCCTGGCCAGCGTGTCCAAGGGCTTTGACCCGCGCGAATTCACGCTGGTAGCCTATGGCGGCGCGGGCGGGGCCTTCGCCGCGCCGGTGGCCGAAGCGCTGGCCATCGGCGAAGTGCTGATCCCGCCGCACCCCGGCGTGGGCGCGGCCGGCGGGCTCCTGTGCGCGCAGGTGCGCTACGAATTCAAGGCAACGCTTTGGGGCGATCTGGAAGACCTGGATTACGGGGCCGTTTCCGGCCGGTTCGATGAGATGACGCAAGAAGCCACCCAACGGCTGGCCGGCGACGGGTTCGGCGCGGACGAAGTGCGCCTGAAACTCTGGGCCGAGTGCCGCTACGCAGGCCAGGGCAACGAACTGGCGGTGAACGCGCCGGCCGGCAACATCGATGCAGAGTGGGCCGCGGCGCTGCGCGAGCGCTTCGACACAGAGCACGAGCGCGCCTATCTGCGCGCCTACCCGGACATGCCCGTGCGGGTCATCAACCTCGGAGTGTCCGCGTACGTGCCCGGCACGCCGCTGGTCTCGGCGCAGGCCGAGGCGGAGTCTTCCGGCGACGCCGAGCCGCTGCTGACCGCGCCCTGCCGCTTCCCCGGCGCGACCGAAGCGCAGGACACGTCGTTCTACCGCCGCTCCGCTCTCTGGCCGGGCCATCGTATCGAAGGTCCCGCGATCGTCGAGCAGCCCGACACCACCACCGCGATCCCTCCGGGCTGGCAGGCGCGCGTGGACCGCTTCTCCAACCTCCGTCTCACCCCCGGGACATGA
- a CDS encoding hydantoinase B/oxoprolinase family protein, whose product MNAAELWPGLDQARSTGLGAHAERRWNRVEVDPVSLQVIGGALHSIAHEMAELLVRMAYSSVMRESRDIGAALLDFDGRQLCESDSTPMHCGSLPAYVRGIDRKHRGRYRPGDVYLHNHPYHGASHSPDYGVLLPLFVGDLHVGFAGCTGHMVDIGAADPGFSVDVPDFFAEGQILDAVKLHAAGERSEGLWSLIMDNVRTPEANAGDLEAMIACCRLGEQRFAGLVARHGLDRVMSAAEDWMNYAERRMRARIEELPDGEYPAPDAWLEDDGKHFGKPLKIATKVLVRGGDICVDLTGSTPQTATGFNCPFEGSVLPAVNFAVRALLLDETAEGAGVPQNDGVFRPVYAHAPKGSIFNPIYPRGCEARFTQINRIPDQVLAALSEALPQRVTGGNSANVSCFVYSFESYRGKYQINVEINEGSYGGRHGRDGLDTVDTLMANTRNNPLEEMELSAPMLCERYELRDEAPAPGRWRGGMGAVKTWRFLEGAAVSSTGDNRSGDPPRGIFGGGDGLPGQVKVNPGTPREQELPAKVSHARFEAGDRLEITLVSGGGYGDPLERDPRLVADNVLDGLLSSEQAREQYGVVIDPETGAPDLAATESLRRKQAGETA is encoded by the coding sequence ATGAACGCCGCCGAACTCTGGCCCGGACTCGACCAGGCGCGCAGCACCGGACTGGGTGCGCACGCCGAACGCCGCTGGAACCGCGTCGAGGTCGACCCCGTCTCGCTGCAGGTGATCGGCGGCGCGCTGCACTCCATCGCCCACGAAATGGCCGAACTCCTGGTGCGCATGGCGTATTCCAGCGTGATGCGCGAGTCGCGCGACATCGGCGCGGCGCTGCTGGACTTCGACGGGCGGCAGTTGTGCGAGAGCGACTCCACGCCCATGCACTGCGGCTCCCTGCCCGCCTACGTGCGCGGCATCGACCGCAAGCACCGCGGGCGCTACCGGCCCGGCGACGTCTATCTCCACAACCATCCGTACCACGGCGCTTCGCACAGTCCCGACTACGGCGTGCTGCTGCCGCTGTTCGTGGGCGATCTGCACGTCGGTTTCGCCGGCTGCACCGGCCACATGGTGGACATCGGCGCCGCCGATCCGGGATTTTCCGTGGACGTGCCGGACTTCTTCGCCGAGGGCCAGATCCTGGACGCGGTGAAGCTGCACGCCGCCGGCGAACGAAGCGAGGGCCTCTGGTCGCTGATCATGGACAACGTGCGCACGCCCGAAGCCAACGCCGGCGACCTCGAGGCGATGATCGCCTGCTGCCGGCTGGGCGAGCAGCGTTTCGCCGGTCTCGTCGCGCGGCACGGCCTTGACCGCGTGATGAGCGCAGCCGAAGACTGGATGAACTACGCCGAGCGGCGGATGCGCGCACGGATCGAGGAACTGCCCGACGGCGAATACCCGGCGCCGGACGCCTGGCTGGAGGACGACGGCAAGCACTTCGGCAAGCCGCTGAAGATCGCGACGAAGGTGCTGGTGCGCGGCGGCGACATCTGCGTGGACCTGACCGGCTCCACGCCGCAGACCGCGACCGGCTTCAACTGCCCGTTCGAAGGCAGCGTGCTGCCGGCCGTGAACTTCGCGGTGCGGGCCCTGCTGCTGGACGAGACCGCCGAGGGCGCGGGCGTGCCGCAGAACGACGGCGTTTTCCGCCCCGTTTATGCCCACGCGCCCAAGGGCAGCATCTTCAACCCGATCTACCCGCGTGGCTGCGAGGCGCGCTTCACCCAGATCAACCGGATTCCCGACCAGGTCCTGGCGGCGCTGAGCGAGGCGCTGCCGCAGCGCGTCACCGGGGGCAACTCGGCCAACGTTTCCTGCTTCGTGTACTCGTTCGAGTCGTACCGGGGCAAGTACCAGATCAACGTCGAGATCAACGAGGGCTCGTACGGCGGCCGCCACGGCCGCGACGGCCTCGACACGGTGGACACGCTGATGGCCAATACCCGCAACAACCCGCTGGAGGAGATGGAGCTGTCGGCGCCGATGCTGTGCGAGCGCTACGAACTGCGCGACGAAGCCCCGGCCCCCGGACGCTGGCGCGGCGGCATGGGGGCGGTCAAGACCTGGCGCTTTCTCGAGGGCGCGGCGGTCAGTTCCACCGGCGACAACCGCTCCGGCGATCCGCCGCGCGGCATCTTCGGCGGCGGCGACGGACTGCCCGGCCAGGTGAAGGTCAATCCGGGCACTCCCCGCGAACAGGAACTGCCGGCCAAGGTGTCGCACGCCCGTTTCGAGGCCGGCGACCGGCTGGAGATCACGCTGGTGTCCGGCGGCGGCTACGGCGACCCGCTTGAGCGCGATCCCCGGCTCGTGGCCGACAACGTGCTCGACGGGCTGCTGTCGAGCGAACAGGCGCGCGAACAGTACGGCGTCGTGATCGACCCGGAAACCGGCGCGCCGGACCTTGCAGCTACGGAGTCCCTGCGACGCAAACAAGCCGGTGAGACAGCATGA
- a CDS encoding MmgE/PrpD family protein — protein MSVAENGRSLALAEELLAVGDAPLGERDLKQIRNLILDHLGCCYAGSLLAWGRRMHEWAAPHAGSGNAPLLASQTRLAPGLAAFVNATAAHGLELDDTHDESVSHPGAAVIASSLALAAHHGLSGERLAAAIHAGYEAVGRVGAATNAAETIELGFHPTSLFVGFGAAAAAAVLLNLSPRELARGWGLVLSMAGGSMQFSQEPEGTTVKRLHGGYAALHGVMAAEHAGLGIAGPEQALEGRYGLIHNFGADSDPERLNRPHPDGPEIHRISYKPYPCCRLFHSTLDALAEVTDDFSLDPEEIESIVVGGPDIMVTQHMLRRPTSEMAAQYSLPFTLGAALYYGPASVAGFMGEALEDRRTLAIADRVDAVADPDMQSAFPAHFGSWLELKDRNGDTRRSDVLDSLGTPANPMRRADLIAKFDSLTADDNGIDGAETAATLDQIHQMRLIGPLLAPFCK, from the coding sequence ATGAGCGTGGCGGAGAACGGGCGCAGCCTGGCGCTGGCCGAGGAACTGCTGGCCGTGGGCGACGCGCCGCTCGGCGAGCGCGACCTGAAGCAGATCCGGAACCTGATCCTGGATCACCTCGGCTGCTGCTACGCCGGCTCGCTGCTGGCCTGGGGCCGGCGCATGCACGAGTGGGCCGCGCCGCACGCGGGCTCGGGCAACGCGCCGCTTTTGGCTTCGCAAACGCGCCTGGCGCCCGGCCTGGCGGCGTTCGTGAACGCCACCGCCGCCCACGGCCTTGAACTCGACGACACCCACGACGAATCGGTCAGCCACCCGGGCGCGGCGGTCATCGCGTCCAGCCTGGCGCTGGCGGCCCACCACGGTTTGAGCGGCGAACGGCTGGCCGCCGCGATCCATGCCGGCTACGAAGCGGTCGGGCGCGTGGGAGCGGCCACCAACGCCGCCGAGACCATCGAACTGGGCTTTCATCCCACCAGCCTGTTCGTGGGCTTCGGCGCCGCCGCCGCGGCGGCCGTGCTGCTGAACCTCTCGCCCAGGGAACTGGCGCGCGGCTGGGGCCTGGTGCTGTCGATGGCCGGCGGCTCGATGCAGTTCAGCCAGGAGCCGGAAGGCACGACCGTCAAGCGCCTGCACGGCGGATACGCAGCGCTGCATGGCGTGATGGCCGCCGAGCACGCCGGGCTCGGCATCGCCGGCCCCGAGCAGGCGCTGGAGGGCCGCTACGGCCTGATCCACAATTTCGGCGCCGATTCCGATCCCGAGCGTCTCAACCGACCGCACCCGGACGGCCCGGAGATCCACCGCATCAGCTACAAGCCCTACCCCTGCTGCCGCCTGTTCCACTCCACCCTCGACGCGCTGGCCGAGGTCACGGACGACTTCAGCCTGGACCCGGAAGAAATCGAATCCATCGTCGTGGGCGGGCCGGACATCATGGTCACCCAGCACATGCTGCGCCGGCCGACCTCGGAGATGGCCGCGCAGTACAGCCTGCCGTTCACGCTGGGCGCGGCGCTCTATTACGGGCCGGCTTCGGTGGCCGGATTCATGGGCGAGGCGCTGGAGGACCGCCGCACGCTTGCGATCGCCGATCGGGTGGACGCGGTCGCGGACCCGGACATGCAGTCGGCCTTCCCGGCGCACTTCGGAAGCTGGCTGGAACTGAAGGACCGCAACGGCGACACCCGCCGCTCGGACGTGCTCGACAGCCTGGGCACTCCCGCCAACCCGATGCGCCGCGCCGACCTGATCGCGAAGTTCGATTCGCTGACCGCCGACGACAACGGCATCGACGGCGCCGAGACCGCCGCCACACTCGATCAAATACACCAAATGCGTCTAATTGGCCCACTTCTTGCACCCTTCTGCAAGTAA